A section of the Humulus lupulus chromosome 2, drHumLupu1.1, whole genome shotgun sequence genome encodes:
- the LOC133815149 gene encoding uncharacterized protein LOC133815149 — translation MYDMLWTKLEEVETVFEIMEQLQEHLGHKSGQACLKATKKYVNARMVSTIHVPDHFIKMANYFQEAELRGAIIDEETHMGFILNSLAPTFLTFTTNYFLNKLNYGMTQLLNGLQMYEAINGGPSKASASKGKKRKQKKTEKAKAPATAKPVGGAAKCAGGAGKRIGAKPSAKKAK, via the exons ATGTATGACATGTTGTGGACAAAACTCGAGGAGGTCGAAACTGTATTTGAGATAATGGAACAACTACAAGAACATTTGGGTCACAAATCAGGGCAAGCTTGTTTAAAAGCCACCAAGAAGTATGTGAATGCTAGGATGGTGTCAACAATTCACGTTCCTGATCATTTTATCAAAATGGCAAACTACTTCCAGGAAGCTGAGCTACGTGGAGCCATCATTGATGAGGAAACTCACATGGGGTTTATCCTTAATAGTCTTGCTCCTACCTTTCTGacattcaccaccaactacttCCTAAACAAGCTAAATTATGGAATGACTCAACTTCTGAATGGGCTACAAATGTATGAAGCTATTAATGGTGGACCAAGTAAAG CTTCAGCTTCGAAGGGCAAGAAGAGGAAACAAAAAAAGACCGAAAAGGCCAAGGCCCCAGCTACTGCAAAACCTGTTGGAGGTGCTGCGAAATGTGCTGGAGGTGCTGGAAAACGCATTGGGGCAAAGCCCTCTGCTAAGAAGGCCAAATGA